In the Pectinatus sottacetonis genome, GCTGAAGGTGAATTGGTAGATGTAGTTGGAGTTTCAAAAGGCAAAGGGTTCGCTGGTGGAATAAAACGCCATAATTTTGCCTGCGGTCCAATGAAACATGGTTCTAAATCACATCGTGAACCTGGTTCAACTGGTGCAATGATCAGTGGACATGGTGGACGTGTGTTAAAGGGTAAAAAATTACCGGGACATATGGGTACAGATCAGGTTACTATACAGCGTTTAAGTATTGTCCGGGTTGATAGTGAACGTAATCTTTTACTTATAAAAGGTGCTGTTCCAGGAGCGAAAAACAGCTTTGTAACTATAAAAGCAACGGTTAAACCAAATAAAAAATAATAATTGGAAGGAGGATAATGAGGTAAATGCCTACAGTAGAAGTATTTAACATGACCGGACAAAAAGTCAGCGATATGCAGCTGAATGAAAATGTGTTCGGTGTTGAAATAAATGAAGGTCTTGTTCATCAGGCTGTAGTTATGCAGCTTGCATCTCAGCGTCTAGGTACACATGCTACAAAAACAAGAGGCCTTGTTCGCGGCGGTGGCCGTAAACCATGGCGTCAAAAGGGAACAGGTCGCGCAAGAAGCGGTAGCACTCGTTCTCCAATATGGGTCGGTGGTGGTACAATCTTTGGACCCCATCCTCGTTCTTATGCGTTTTCAATGCCACGTAAACAGCGTCGTTTAGCAATAAAATGTGCACTCACTGATAAAGTAAATAGCAAAGATTTCATTGTGCTGGATAATCTTGAATTTGCAGCACCCAAAACAAAAGATGTTGTAAAAATGCTGAGTGATTTCAGTATTGATAATAAGACCCTTATTATAACAGCTGATTTTGCTGAAAACGTGGAAAAATCTTCCCGTAATATTCCGGGTGTAAAAGCAATAAATTCTAATGGATTGAATGTTTATGATATTTTAAATCATAATAAACTCTTCATCACGAAAGATGCTGTTACCCGTATTGAGGAGGTATTGGCATAATGGACGTAAGAGATATTATTATAAAACCGCTGGTAACTGAAAGAACAACTGATCTTATGGCTCAGGGAAAATATGTTTTTAAAGTTGCTAAGAGAGCAAATAAAATTGAAATCGGTAAGGCTGTTGAAGAAATATTCAAAGTAAAGGTTACCGATGTAAATACCATTAATGTTACCGGTAAGGTAAAACGTATGGGCCGTACGATGGGTAAACGTCCCGATTATAAAAAAGCAATTGTAAAACTCGCTGCTGGAGAAACAATAGAATTCTTTGAAGCGTAATTTAAGAAAAGGAGGTAAATAACGTGGCAATAAAAAAATTCAAACCATATTCCCCAGGAAGAAGATTTATGACTGTTTCTTCTTTTGAGGAAATCACAACTGATAAACCAGAAAAATCTTTGACCGAAAGCTTAAAGAAAATGGGCGGCCGTAACATGCATGGTCGTATGACAGTAAGACATCAAGGCGGTGGCCATAAACGTCTTTACCGTATAATTGATTTTAAGCGTAATAAGGATTCTGTACCGGCTCGCGTGGCAACAATAGAATATGATCCTAACCGCAGTGCACGCATAGCTTTACTTAATTATGCTGATGGTGAAAAACG is a window encoding:
- the rplW gene encoding 50S ribosomal protein L23; translated protein: MDVRDIIIKPLVTERTTDLMAQGKYVFKVAKRANKIEIGKAVEEIFKVKVTDVNTINVTGKVKRMGRTMGKRPDYKKAIVKLAAGETIEFFEA
- the rplC gene encoding 50S ribosomal protein L3, whose amino-acid sequence is MTKAILGKKLGMTQIFTDEGGVIPVTVIESGKNVVLQNRTMENDGYNAVQIGFGSLKEKKVTKPMKGHFSKAGVAPVKFIREIRLADTSEYNVGDEVGVDIFAEGELVDVVGVSKGKGFAGGIKRHNFACGPMKHGSKSHREPGSTGAMISGHGGRVLKGKKLPGHMGTDQVTIQRLSIVRVDSERNLLLIKGAVPGAKNSFVTIKATVKPNKK
- the rplD gene encoding 50S ribosomal protein L4, with the translated sequence MPTVEVFNMTGQKVSDMQLNENVFGVEINEGLVHQAVVMQLASQRLGTHATKTRGLVRGGGRKPWRQKGTGRARSGSTRSPIWVGGGTIFGPHPRSYAFSMPRKQRRLAIKCALTDKVNSKDFIVLDNLEFAAPKTKDVVKMLSDFSIDNKTLIITADFAENVEKSSRNIPGVKAINSNGLNVYDILNHNKLFITKDAVTRIEEVLA